A DNA window from Capnocytophaga sp. ARDL2 contains the following coding sequences:
- a CDS encoding CPBP family intramembrane glutamic endopeptidase, with the protein MKELQKVNWYKIIIFYFSILIITFLSRKLPNLFQIIVTLFTEVHLPWNFNHGFAILIVSILFYKFYTDEKSKISFLGNQKVKALLFPIILFTGYTIYGFKNNQGVDEHIWAFIFCFITFIYNIMEEYTWRGYLIENLGKLNLIIKSLISGIFWAVWHVFIFNDFEQYGGFYLFLIFCIVFSILLTFSVLKTKSLIVPATIHTLLIKTNIVTLICVIVFLIILTTWNKIMLKK; encoded by the coding sequence ATGAAAGAATTACAAAAAGTAAATTGGTATAAAATTATCATCTTCTATTTTTCTATTCTAATAATAACTTTTTTATCAAGAAAACTACCAAATCTCTTTCAAATAATTGTGACTCTTTTTACAGAGGTACACTTACCGTGGAATTTCAATCACGGATTTGCAATTTTAATTGTTTCAATCCTTTTTTATAAATTTTATACAGATGAAAAATCCAAAATTTCTTTCTTAGGAAATCAAAAAGTAAAAGCATTGCTTTTTCCAATTATTCTATTTACAGGCTATACTATTTATGGATTCAAAAACAACCAAGGAGTTGATGAACATATTTGGGCATTTATATTTTGTTTCATAACATTTATTTATAATATTATGGAAGAATACACTTGGCGAGGATATCTAATTGAAAATTTAGGAAAGTTAAATCTAATTATAAAAAGCTTAATATCAGGAATATTTTGGGCTGTATGGCATGTATTCATATTCAATGATTTTGAACAATATGGTGGATTTTATCTATTTCTCATATTTTGCATTGTTTTTTCAATTTTGCTTACTTTTTCAGTTTTAAAAACAAAATCACTAATTGTTCCCGCTACTATTCATACTTTATTGATTAAAACGAATATTGTAACATTAATTTGTGTTATTGTTTTTTTGATTATTCTAACCACTTGGAATAAAATTATGCTTAAGAAATGA
- a CDS encoding class I SAM-dependent methyltransferase, translating to MCQQKYKELAEQLRLPSGEKGVEIGNMMHQSNFSMIKHAIDFLEIFENSKVLEIGHGNAKHLEYLFKNKPKLAYFGLEISELMYKQAIENTTHLSLSQSIHFQLYDGENIPFKDDSFDAVFTVNTLYFWQNPIHFIQELYRVLKPKGKLIITFIQEKSFKNLPFTKFGFIPYNNHSIKELVDNSRFVIHKFEHQSENILSKIGTPILREFSTFVMKKES from the coding sequence ATGTGCCAACAAAAATATAAAGAGTTAGCAGAGCAACTCCGATTGCCTTCTGGAGAAAAAGGTGTTGAAATTGGCAATATGATGCATCAATCAAATTTCTCAATGATCAAACACGCGATTGATTTTTTGGAAATTTTTGAGAATTCAAAAGTATTAGAAATCGGTCACGGAAATGCAAAACATTTGGAATATCTATTTAAAAATAAGCCCAAATTAGCTTATTTCGGTTTAGAAATTTCGGAATTAATGTATAAACAAGCAATTGAAAACACCACCCATCTTTCACTTTCTCAATCAATTCATTTTCAACTATATGACGGAGAAAACATTCCGTTTAAAGATGATTCTTTTGATGCTGTTTTTACGGTAAATACACTTTATTTTTGGCAAAATCCTATTCATTTTATTCAAGAATTGTATCGAGTGTTGAAGCCCAAAGGAAAATTAATTATAACTTTTATCCAAGAAAAATCATTTAAAAATTTACCTTTTACAAAGTTTGGATTCATTCCCTATAATAACCATTCAATCAAAGAGTTAGTTGACAATTCACGCTTTGTAATTCACAAATTTGAACATCAATCAGAAAATATTTTGAGCAAAATAGGCACTCCCATTTTAAGAGAATTTTCTACCTTTGTAATGAAAAAAGAATCATAG
- a CDS encoding IS5 family transposase: MGKDTIKKWILPYLSTGKRGFKTKFDLSLISLLIIKRLKTGCQWRELPVEMYFKDQKISYQTVYYYFNKWSKNGDFQRIWLNLLLHNKRKLDMSCVQLDGSHTRCRMGGQSVGYQARKKSKMTNSIFLCDNLGQILAMGSPKSGNHHDLKDIESVLKEILRLLKEAKIEHKGLFLNAYSGFDSRDLRRFLEKKEIIANIKQNPRNGQDEDVYFDEKLYKNRFKIERTFAWLDGFKGLVMRYETLNTTWVAMLYLGFIMRFIRKV, encoded by the coding sequence TTGGGCAAAGATACGATAAAAAAATGGATTCTTCCTTATTTGAGTACAGGAAAAAGAGGATTTAAAACAAAATTTGATTTATCATTGATTTCTCTTCTGATAATCAAACGATTAAAAACAGGCTGTCAATGGAGAGAACTTCCAGTAGAAATGTATTTTAAAGACCAAAAAATAAGCTATCAAACGGTTTATTATTACTTCAACAAATGGAGTAAAAATGGTGATTTCCAGAGAATTTGGCTTAATTTATTGCTTCATAACAAACGAAAATTAGATATGTCTTGCGTGCAATTGGATGGAAGTCATACACGATGCAGAATGGGCGGTCAATCCGTTGGTTATCAAGCAAGAAAGAAGTCAAAAATGACCAATTCTATTTTTTTGTGTGATAATTTGGGGCAAATTTTAGCAATGGGCAGTCCGAAATCTGGTAATCATCACGATTTGAAAGATATAGAATCGGTTTTAAAAGAAATTTTGAGGCTTTTGAAAGAAGCAAAAATAGAACATAAAGGTCTGTTTCTCAATGCATATTCAGGTTTTGATAGCCGAGATTTAAGGCGATTTTTAGAGAAAAAAGAAATTATTGCCAATATCAAACAAAATCCGAGAAATGGGCAGGATGAAGATGTTTATTTTGATGAAAAATTGTATAAAAATCGTTTTAAAATAGAGCGGACTTTTGCGTGGTTAGATGGATTTAAAGGATTGGTAATGAGATACGAAACCCTAAATACAACTTGGGTTGCAATGTTGTATTTAGGGTTTATAATGAGGTTTATTAGAAAAGTTTAA
- a CDS encoding cation transporter: protein MPLGVSGAENIVSQLDGIVSVSVNFGTGNLMVEYLPNVTNIHEIQKAVQKGGYDLLIENEEK from the coding sequence GTGCCACTTGGTGTCAGTGGAGCAGAAAACATTGTCAGTCAGTTGGATGGCATCGTGTCGGTATCGGTAAATTTCGGGACGGGCAACCTTATGGTGGAGTATCTGCCCAATGTTACCAACATTCACGAAATCCAAAAAGCGGTGCAAAAAGGCGGCTACGACCTACTTATCGAAAATGAAGAAAAGTAA
- a CDS encoding transketolase family protein: MKKYTVLGQKDTRSGFGAGLAELGKTNENVVALCADLIGSLKMDEFNKNHPERFFQVGIAEANMIGLAAGMTIGGKIPFTGTFANFSTGRVYDQIRQSVAYSEKNVKICASHAGLTLGEDGATHQILEDIGLMKMLPGMTVINTCDYNQTKAATIAIAEHQGPVYLRFGRPVVPNFIPEDMPFEIGKAIVLSEGTDVTVIATGHLVWEALQAAETLEAQGISAEVINIHTIKPLDEEAILKSVAKTKCVVTAEEHNMLGGLGESVARVLALKNPVPQEFVAVNDVFGESGTPEDLMNKYGLNAQSIVEKSLKVLKRK, translated from the coding sequence ATGAAAAAATATACAGTATTAGGTCAAAAAGATACACGTTCTGGATTTGGAGCGGGATTGGCTGAATTGGGAAAAACAAATGAAAATGTAGTAGCACTTTGTGCTGATTTGATTGGTTCGTTGAAAATGGACGAATTCAACAAAAATCACCCAGAAAGATTTTTCCAAGTGGGAATTGCCGAGGCAAATATGATTGGTTTGGCGGCAGGTATGACCATTGGTGGAAAAATTCCATTTACAGGTACATTTGCCAACTTTTCTACGGGTCGCGTATATGACCAAATTCGTCAATCGGTGGCGTATTCTGAGAAAAATGTAAAAATCTGTGCTTCACACGCAGGACTTACTTTGGGAGAAGATGGTGCAACGCACCAAATTTTGGAAGACATCGGATTGATGAAAATGTTGCCAGGAATGACGGTTATCAACACTTGTGATTACAACCAAACCAAAGCAGCTACCATTGCAATTGCCGAACACCAAGGACCGGTTTATTTGAGATTTGGTCGTCCAGTAGTTCCAAATTTTATCCCTGAGGATATGCCGTTTGAAATCGGAAAAGCCATTGTACTTTCAGAAGGAACAGATGTAACGGTTATAGCAACAGGACATTTGGTATGGGAAGCTCTCCAAGCAGCTGAAACTTTGGAAGCTCAAGGAATTTCTGCCGAAGTTATCAACATCCATACCATCAAACCATTGGATGAAGAAGCAATTTTGAAATCTGTAGCGAAAACAAAATGTGTGGTAACTGCTGAAGAGCACAATATGTTGGGAGGATTGGGCGAAAGTGTTGCCAGAGTATTGGCGTTGAAAAATCCTGTACCACAAGAGTTTGTAGCGGTAAATGATGTGTTTGGAGAATCAGGAACACCAGAAGATTTGATGAACAAATACGGATTGAACGCTCAAAGCATCGTAGAAAAATCTTTGAAAGTTTTGAAGAGAAAGTAA
- a CDS encoding MotA/TolQ/ExbB proton channel family protein, whose protein sequence is MFTILQVPATDTLNQVTQVAENQTQEPIVKETSLYELIFSGGIIGQSIMVLLFVMLFAVLFIYIERWLTLKSTTKVDANFMPQIKTMLSQGKLSEARSFCKAANTPVARVIEKGISRIGKPIEHINMAMENAGKAEVYHLEKNTHYLATLSGIGPMTGFLGTVVGMVLAFREMAEAKSSRIDMSMLSEGVYTAMMTTVFGLIVGIIAYLGYNHIIGKIDRFSHKLEAEGADFFDLLNEPA, encoded by the coding sequence ATGTTTACGATTTTACAAGTACCTGCAACCGATACTTTAAATCAAGTTACCCAAGTTGCAGAAAATCAAACACAAGAACCGATTGTAAAAGAAACTTCATTGTATGAATTGATTTTCAGCGGTGGAATTATTGGGCAATCTATTATGGTATTGTTGTTTGTAATGTTGTTTGCTGTTCTTTTTATCTATATCGAAAGATGGTTAACGCTAAAATCAACAACCAAAGTAGATGCTAACTTTATGCCTCAAATCAAAACGATGTTGTCGCAAGGAAAGTTAAGCGAAGCTCGTTCGTTTTGTAAAGCAGCCAACACTCCTGTTGCTCGTGTCATAGAAAAAGGAATTTCTCGTATCGGAAAACCTATCGAACACATCAATATGGCAATGGAAAACGCTGGTAAAGCAGAGGTGTATCATTTAGAGAAAAATACACATTATTTAGCTACTCTTTCGGGTATTGGACCTATGACAGGATTTTTAGGCACTGTAGTAGGTATGGTATTGGCTTTTAGAGAAATGGCTGAAGCAAAATCATCGAGAATTGATATGAGTATGTTGTCTGAAGGGGTTTATACCGCAATGATGACAACGGTTTTCGGATTGATTGTAGGAATTATCGCATATTTGGGATACAACCACATCATCGGAAAAATTGATAGATTTTCTCATAAATTAGAAGCGGAAGGAGCAGACTTTTTTGATTTGTTAAACGAACCTGCATAA
- a CDS encoding ExbD/TolR family protein, producing the protein MNIKGKRRVSTQFNMSSMTDIIFLLLIFFIVALTTMTSTNALDLVLPTSEGKSDEVETVAVSIDDQLNFFVDQDQTSTEVIEEVLAEKLKDQPQKNIVLHVAKGVAIEEAVFIMDIAYRNNYNVVLAVEPK; encoded by the coding sequence ATGAATATCAAAGGTAAAAGAAGAGTTTCTACGCAGTTCAATATGTCTTCGATGACGGATATTATCTTTCTGTTGTTGATATTTTTCATTGTTGCATTGACGACAATGACTTCTACCAACGCATTGGATTTGGTATTGCCTACATCCGAAGGAAAATCTGACGAAGTAGAAACCGTAGCTGTAAGTATCGATGACCAATTGAACTTCTTTGTGGATCAAGACCAAACATCTACCGAAGTGATAGAGGAAGTCCTTGCAGAAAAGTTGAAAGATCAGCCTCAGAAAAACATTGTTTTGCACGTAGCAAAAGGTGTAGCAATCGAAGAGGCGGTGTTTATTATGGATATTGCCTATCGCAACAATTATAATGTGGTATTGGCTGTAGAACCTAAGTAA
- a CDS encoding energy transducer TonB — MITTIVFLILLLVIFLYKFQTIEQNFLQQGGEIAIRFGQHNAGQTPKSEKERPAAPVETPSQPTETPKQPTPTKVVDKKVVTQDKVATKPIVAAEKVQKKEVRKPTNQPTNRTSTQTQTKPTQNTTRKPSNSALDNILAGRNSGSGNQAGTGDDGVPGNKGRIDGDPYANSYYGAGRGQGIGSGNSWGLSGRSLVSHNIFKADCNETGTVVIQVTVNKQGQVTNAKQVMSGTTNSAPCLVEPALKTARTFRWKADSNAPASQIGFVAITFRN; from the coding sequence TTGATAACCACAATAGTATTTTTGATACTATTGTTGGTTATCTTTTTGTATAAATTCCAGACTATAGAACAAAACTTTTTGCAACAAGGTGGTGAAATAGCTATTCGCTTTGGTCAGCATAATGCTGGACAAACTCCTAAAAGTGAAAAAGAAAGACCTGCGGCTCCTGTAGAAACACCTTCGCAACCTACGGAAACACCTAAACAACCAACTCCAACAAAAGTAGTTGATAAAAAGGTAGTTACTCAAGATAAAGTGGCAACAAAACCCATAGTCGCAGCGGAGAAAGTTCAAAAAAAAGAGGTAAGAAAACCAACGAATCAACCAACGAACCGTACATCTACTCAAACGCAAACGAAACCAACGCAAAACACGACAAGAAAACCATCAAATTCGGCTTTAGACAATATCTTAGCAGGAAGGAATTCGGGGAGTGGTAATCAAGCAGGTACGGGAGATGATGGAGTTCCTGGAAACAAAGGAAGAATCGACGGTGATCCGTATGCCAATAGTTATTATGGGGCGGGTAGAGGACAAGGAATTGGTTCTGGAAACAGTTGGGGATTGAGCGGTCGCAGTTTGGTAAGTCACAATATTTTCAAAGCAGATTGTAACGAAACAGGTACGGTAGTCATCCAAGTAACTGTAAACAAACAAGGACAAGTAACCAACGCAAAACAAGTGATGAGTGGTACGACAAATAGTGCCCCATGTTTGGTAGAACCTGCATTGAAAACCGCACGAACCTTTCGCTGGAAAGCAGATAGCAATGCACCAGCAAGTCAAATAGGATTTGTAGCGATTACATTTAGAAATTAA
- a CDS encoding helix-turn-helix domain-containing protein, protein MEKYVKRTQKDYNMSFKLSVVKEVESGQISVTAATKKYGIQGRNTVLNWLRKFGNFDWENHTPSK, encoded by the coding sequence ATGGAAAAGTATGTAAAACGTACCCAAAAGGATTACAATATGAGTTTTAAACTCAGTGTGGTAAAAGAAGTTGAATCTGGACAAATCTCCGTTACAGCAGCTACTAAAAAATACGGAATTCAAGGTCGAAATACAGTATTGAATTGGTTAAGAAAATTTGGTAACTTTGACTGGGAAAATCATACACCATCTAAATAG
- a CDS encoding DUF423 domain-containing protein has translation MNKNIILSGAILGAISIILGAFGAHSLKEILTIDQLTSFESGVRYQMYHAIFLLFVGLINFLSDKQRKTLHILTLLGTIMFSGSIYLLATQDLMGMNLKFLWPVTPIGGTLLIIAWIFLCFYTFSQKTDK, from the coding sequence ATGAACAAAAACATCATCTTATCAGGTGCTATTTTAGGAGCAATAAGTATCATTTTGGGAGCGTTTGGTGCTCATAGTTTAAAAGAAATATTAACTATAGATCAATTGACAAGTTTTGAATCGGGGGTTCGCTATCAAATGTATCATGCCATCTTTTTATTGTTTGTCGGATTGATAAATTTTCTTTCGGATAAACAACGAAAAACATTGCATATTCTGACATTATTAGGAACGATTATGTTTTCAGGTTCGATTTACTTATTAGCAACTCAAGATTTGATGGGAATGAACCTAAAATTTCTTTGGCCTGTAACTCCAATTGGAGGAACATTATTGATTATTGCATGGATATTTCTATGTTTTTATACTTTTTCTCAAAAAACTGACAAATAA
- the recO gene encoding DNA repair protein RecO — MVTTQAIVLNVVKYQEKNLIVKCFTETDGIKTFFVRGAVKKSYFQPLNLLQISFQSRNKSELFHFKTVEILHPYQSLQLDYKKSVVVFFLSEFLYKILREEYAQKELFHFIKNTLLFYDSVHWNPDFHICFLMKITKYLGFYPDDSTVENPYFNVKEGGFESVFSYNCLPIEESDYIKKAMLTQWDKVTIFNGNERKKIVKTLLNYIQLHSHSKNEFQSLQIVDELM; from the coding sequence ATGGTCACAACTCAAGCTATAGTGTTGAATGTAGTAAAGTATCAAGAGAAAAATCTGATTGTAAAATGCTTTACTGAAACAGATGGAATTAAAACATTTTTTGTGAGAGGAGCGGTCAAAAAATCTTATTTTCAACCGCTCAATCTTTTGCAAATTTCTTTTCAATCTCGCAATAAAAGTGAATTGTTTCATTTTAAAACAGTTGAAATTCTTCACCCCTATCAATCTTTGCAATTGGACTATAAAAAAAGTGTAGTTGTTTTTTTTCTTAGTGAATTTCTATATAAAATATTACGAGAAGAATACGCACAAAAGGAATTGTTTCATTTTATAAAAAACACTTTGTTGTTTTATGATTCTGTACATTGGAATCCTGATTTTCATATTTGTTTTTTGATGAAAATTACTAAATATTTAGGATTTTATCCAGATGATTCTACAGTTGAAAATCCCTATTTCAATGTAAAAGAAGGTGGATTTGAATCAGTATTTTCATATAATTGTTTGCCAATAGAGGAAAGTGATTATATTAAAAAAGCTATGCTTACACAATGGGATAAAGTTACTATTTTTAATGGAAACGAACGAAAAAAAATAGTAAAGACCTTATTGAATTATATTCAACTGCACAGTCATTCTAAAAACGAATTTCAATCTCTACAAATTGTAGATGAATTAATGTAA
- a CDS encoding acyltransferase family protein produces MTKENNLQFLRLLLAFMVFVTHFIELSGFTSLTFARNFHYAIYAFFVVSGMLIYASVEKNDKKTYFKNRFLRIYPAYAFVILFFSVLLFFVSKLTLKEYFSNEYLSYLVNNLSFLNFLKPCIHDVFALNPDNCAVNGSLWTIKIEVMFYIFVPVLFFLIKNKSRITANICLASLYLMSFIYFYYFNEIQQNNLYAKQFPGVLTYFVSGILLYKNFHYFKRNIIWFIFPALFFLQYKTSLLFPFSIAMIVFFVAFKLPYFSKLDFKNDYSYGLYLVHYPIIQTIASFDFQNENPIFYNVIVVVLACLFSYFLWHFIEKPVLKLR; encoded by the coding sequence ATGACTAAGGAAAATAATTTGCAATTCTTACGATTGCTGTTAGCATTTATGGTTTTTGTAACTCATTTTATAGAGTTGTCGGGTTTTACATCGCTTACTTTTGCAAGAAATTTTCATTATGCTATTTATGCATTTTTTGTTGTGAGTGGTATGTTGATATATGCTAGTGTTGAAAAAAATGATAAAAAAACTTATTTCAAAAATAGATTTTTACGTATATATCCCGCATATGCTTTTGTAATTTTGTTTTTTTCGGTTCTTTTGTTTTTTGTATCAAAACTTACTTTAAAAGAATACTTTTCTAATGAATATTTATCTTATTTAGTTAATAATTTATCTTTCCTAAATTTTTTAAAACCTTGCATTCATGATGTCTTTGCTTTAAATCCAGATAATTGTGCCGTGAATGGTTCGCTTTGGACGATAAAAATCGAAGTAATGTTTTATATATTTGTTCCTGTATTATTCTTTTTGATTAAAAATAAAAGTAGAATTACAGCAAATATTTGTTTGGCATCTCTATATTTAATGTCATTTATTTATTTTTATTATTTTAATGAAATTCAACAAAATAATTTGTATGCTAAACAATTTCCAGGAGTGTTAACTTATTTTGTATCAGGAATATTGCTTTATAAAAATTTTCATTATTTTAAGAGAAATATAATATGGTTTATATTTCCTGCTTTGTTTTTTTTACAATATAAAACGTCATTGTTATTTCCGTTTAGCATTGCAATGATAGTGTTTTTTGTTGCATTCAAACTTCCATATTTTTCAAAATTAGATTTTAAAAATGATTATAGTTATGGATTGTATTTAGTACATTATCCAATAATTCAAACGATAGCATCATTCGATTTTCAAAATGAAAATCCTATATTTTATAATGTAATAGTAGTTGTATTAGCTTGTTTATTTTCTTATTTTCTATGGCATTTTATTGAAAAGCCAGTATTGAAATTAAGATAA
- the folP gene encoding dihydropteroate synthase has product MSHTINCNGKLLSLEAPIVMGILNATPDSFFDGGKFNHLSNALSQIEKMINDGVSIIDIGGYSTRPNAPEVSEKEEIDRILPIVKEAVKQFPNTLFSIDTFRVNVAEECLKTGAHIINDVSGGIADVKMFETVAKYNVPYILMHSKGTPKTMQHLTNYEDIVKEMMYYFSQQISKARQTGIKDIIIDPGFGFAKTLDQNYEILSKLEVFQLLEVPLLSALSRKSMIYKLLDNNPEDALNGTTALHTISLLKGAKILRVHDVKEAVECVKIYKKMFNSYLLKK; this is encoded by the coding sequence ATGAGCCATACCATTAATTGCAATGGAAAATTACTATCCTTAGAGGCACCTATCGTAATGGGAATTTTAAATGCAACTCCCGATTCTTTTTTTGATGGAGGAAAATTTAACCATTTGTCAAATGCACTTTCACAGATAGAAAAAATGATCAATGACGGTGTTTCTATTATCGACATTGGAGGCTACTCAACTCGACCAAATGCACCAGAAGTTTCTGAAAAAGAAGAAATTGATAGAATTTTACCGATTGTAAAAGAAGCTGTAAAACAATTTCCGAACACACTATTTTCTATTGATACATTTCGTGTAAATGTAGCTGAAGAATGTCTAAAAACTGGTGCTCATATCATCAATGATGTTTCGGGAGGAATAGCAGATGTAAAAATGTTTGAAACAGTTGCAAAATACAACGTTCCTTATATTTTGATGCATTCCAAAGGGACACCGAAAACCATGCAACACCTTACTAATTACGAGGATATTGTAAAAGAAATGATGTATTATTTTTCGCAACAAATCTCCAAAGCTCGTCAAACAGGTATCAAAGATATCATTATCGACCCTGGATTTGGATTTGCAAAAACACTTGACCAAAATTATGAAATCCTTTCAAAATTAGAAGTTTTTCAATTATTGGAAGTCCCTTTACTTTCGGCTTTATCTCGAAAATCAATGATTTATAAATTACTCGATAACAATCCAGAAGATGCCCTCAACGGAACGACAGCACTCCACACCATTTCTCTACTAAAAGGAGCTAAAATCTTGAGAGTCCACGATGTGAAAGAAGCAGTAGAATGTGTGAAAATTTATAAAAAAATGTTCAATTCGTATTTATTAAAAAAATAA
- a CDS encoding SCO family protein, protein MSESNNHKKNYSYVWISFIVLIFGILVVPKIIKRFTSESVVDNKRIVSKTNENAPLEKIGTMPKFSFTNQDGQVLTQDYYKGKVFVVEFFFVNCPTICPIMNKNMRVLDEHFYTYADFGIASFSIDEENDTPEVLKHHAEELGVQSPHWQFFTGNEDEIFAFANKFNLYAAANPNAPGGFEHSGMFALIDKNGKIRCRADEYGNPIVFYDGTEEAGIEMLKQDIEKLLKE, encoded by the coding sequence ATGTCAGAATCAAACAATCACAAAAAGAATTATTCGTATGTATGGATTTCGTTTATCGTGTTGATATTCGGAATATTGGTCGTGCCAAAAATCATTAAAAGATTTACTAGCGAATCGGTGGTGGACAATAAGCGAATTGTTTCAAAAACCAACGAAAATGCACCTTTGGAAAAGATTGGAACAATGCCCAAGTTTTCGTTTACCAATCAAGATGGACAGGTATTGACACAAGATTATTACAAAGGAAAAGTGTTTGTTGTTGAGTTTTTCTTTGTCAATTGTCCTACTATTTGTCCGATTATGAACAAAAATATGAGAGTGTTGGACGAACATTTTTATACCTATGCAGATTTTGGAATTGCTTCATTTTCAATAGATGAAGAAAACGATACGCCTGAAGTTCTGAAACATCACGCCGAAGAATTGGGAGTGCAATCACCACATTGGCAGTTTTTTACAGGAAATGAAGACGAAATTTTTGCATTTGCCAATAAATTTAATTTATACGCAGCTGCCAATCCGAATGCCCCAGGTGGATTTGAACATTCGGGAATGTTTGCCTTAATCGACAAAAATGGTAAAATCCGTTGTAGAGCAGATGAATACGGAAATCCTATCGTGTTTTATGATGGCACAGAAGAAGCAGGCATCGAAATGCTAAAACAAGATATTGAAAAATTGTTGAAGGAATAG
- a CDS encoding DUF420 domain-containing protein produces the protein MEQNKQLEKTYKKWIIALSVIIPVAVAALFGINLKKMGYDVDPLTFLPPIYAAINGLTAILLFLAVNAIKKGNRLLHEKLIKFAMACSVAFLVMYVAYHMTSESTPYGGDGMLRYIYFFILITHIVLSIVIIPIVLITYMRGILSDYTKHKKIARTAYPLWMYVAVSGVIVYLMISPYYAS, from the coding sequence ATGGAACAAAACAAACAATTAGAAAAGACTTACAAAAAATGGATTATCGCGTTGTCGGTAATAATTCCAGTTGCGGTAGCAGCGTTATTTGGTATCAATTTGAAAAAAATGGGGTACGATGTAGACCCCTTGACATTTTTACCTCCCATTTATGCAGCCATCAACGGATTGACAGCAATTTTGTTGTTTTTGGCTGTAAATGCAATCAAAAAAGGAAATCGTTTGTTGCATGAAAAATTAATCAAATTTGCAATGGCGTGTTCAGTTGCGTTTTTGGTTATGTATGTGGCTTATCATATGACTTCGGAATCAACACCTTATGGAGGTGATGGAATGTTGAGATACATTTATTTCTTTATTTTGATTACACACATCGTGTTGTCGATTGTAATCATTCCGATTGTTTTGATAACTTACATGAGAGGAATTTTGAGCGACTATACCAAGCATAAAAAAATCGCACGAACTGCGTATCCTTTGTGGATGTATGTAGCCGTTTCGGGAGTAATTGTTTATTTGATGATTTCGCCGTATTATGCAAGTTAA
- the tsaB gene encoding tRNA (adenosine(37)-N6)-threonylcarbamoyltransferase complex dimerization subunit type 1 TsaB, which produces MNNWILHIETATKKCSVALAKNGELIVLREILEEKFNHAEKLHVLFEELFQEAQISWKELSAISVSKGPGSYTGLRIGVSSAKGLCYALNIPLISVNTLEIIARQLQVAEGEQIVSMIDARRMEVFAAIYDNQYNEIKPTYAWIVEENPFSEGIYHLVGDGAMKCQNILKGENIHYYLEIQHPSAKEMVQISYQKYLNKIFEDVAYFEPFYLKDFHLTQKP; this is translated from the coding sequence ATGAATAATTGGATTTTACACATTGAAACCGCAACAAAAAAATGTTCGGTTGCCTTGGCAAAAAATGGAGAATTGATTGTACTTCGAGAGATTTTGGAGGAAAAATTCAACCATGCTGAAAAACTACATGTATTGTTTGAAGAATTGTTCCAAGAAGCACAGATTAGTTGGAAAGAATTATCAGCAATATCGGTTAGCAAAGGTCCAGGTTCTTACACAGGTTTGCGAATAGGCGTTTCATCGGCAAAAGGATTGTGTTATGCGTTGAACATTCCGTTGATTAGTGTCAATACATTGGAAATCATTGCCCGACAATTGCAAGTAGCAGAGGGGGAACAAATCGTTTCGATGATAGATGCTCGAAGAATGGAAGTATTCGCAGCAATTTATGACAATCAATATAATGAAATCAAGCCAACCTACGCTTGGATTGTAGAAGAAAATCCATTTTCAGAGGGAATCTATCATTTGGTAGGAGATGGAGCTATGAAATGTCAGAATATTTTAAAAGGAGAAAATATTCACTATTACCTAGAAATTCAACATCCATCAGCCAAAGAAATGGTACAGATAAGTTATCAAAAATATTTAAATAAAATATTTGAAGATGTTGCCTATTTTGAACCGTTTTATTTAAAAGATTTTCATTTAACCCAAAAACCGTAG